One genomic window of Microbacterium testaceum StLB037 includes the following:
- a CDS encoding ABC transporter permease subunit, which yields MTTLTAPERGAASSTSAYRRFLSRHISWVPVFAAVAILIIMIAGSMAYFPNFQLPRIMSSILLDNAYLLVLAVGMTFVILTGGIDLSVGAVMAFTGILCAKLLGDGVPVAVAVPAMVLIGAAIGLLIGVLVQFFDVQPFIASLIGMFLARGLAFVVSLESIKVENEGILWLQSTRFSFAGWYITPTGIIALLTVAIAAFVLRYTRFGRTVYAVGGNEQSARLMGLPVVRTKLSVYVISGVCAGLAGIVLTAYSGAGYPLNGVGTELDTIAAVVIGGTLLTGGSGFVIGSMIGVFVYGLIRTIISFSGAEQSWTRITVGALLLLFVVVQRIIVSRSALSR from the coding sequence ATGACCACTCTCACCGCTCCGGAGCGCGGCGCCGCGTCGTCGACCAGCGCGTACCGACGCTTCCTCAGCCGTCACATCTCGTGGGTCCCGGTGTTCGCCGCCGTGGCCATCCTGATCATCATGATCGCGGGCTCGATGGCCTACTTCCCCAACTTCCAGCTGCCGCGCATCATGTCGTCGATCCTCCTCGACAACGCGTACCTGCTGGTGCTGGCCGTGGGCATGACCTTCGTCATCCTCACCGGGGGCATCGACCTCTCCGTCGGCGCGGTCATGGCGTTCACCGGCATCCTCTGCGCGAAGCTCCTCGGCGACGGGGTCCCCGTCGCCGTGGCGGTTCCCGCGATGGTGCTCATCGGCGCCGCGATCGGTCTGCTGATCGGGGTCCTCGTGCAGTTCTTCGACGTGCAACCCTTCATCGCCTCGCTGATCGGGATGTTCCTCGCCCGTGGTCTCGCGTTCGTGGTGAGCCTCGAGTCGATCAAGGTCGAGAACGAGGGCATCCTCTGGCTGCAGTCCACGCGGTTCTCCTTCGCCGGCTGGTACATCACCCCGACGGGGATCATCGCTCTGCTGACCGTCGCGATCGCGGCCTTCGTCCTCCGGTACACGCGGTTCGGCCGCACGGTGTACGCGGTCGGCGGCAACGAGCAGTCGGCTCGCCTCATGGGTCTGCCGGTCGTCCGGACGAAGCTGTCGGTCTACGTCATCAGCGGCGTGTGCGCGGGTCTGGCCGGAATCGTCCTGACGGCGTATTCCGGTGCCGGGTACCCCCTGAACGGCGTGGGAACCGAGCTCGACACGATCGCCGCGGTCGTCATCGGCGGCACGCTGCTCACCGGCGGCAGCGGGTTCGTGATCGGCTCGATGATCGGCGTGTTCGTGTACGGCCTCATCCGCACGATCATCTCGTTCTCGGGCGCCGAGCAGTCGTGGACGCGCATCACGGTCGGAGCCCTGCTGCTGCTGTTCGTCGTGGTGCAGCGGATCATCGTGTCGCGCTCCGCGCTCAGCCGGTGA
- a CDS encoding sugar ABC transporter ATP-binding protein, translating to MSTVAPPLLEVRGATVRFGVESALADVDFRLLAGEVHSLMGENGAGKSTLIKAITGALRLDSGRIELDGQEMRFSSPADAQAVGISTVYQEIDLLPNLTVAENISLGREPRRWGVIDHRAMRERAVEALASLGVDVDPSSVLSSHPLAVQQLVAIARAVSTEVKVLVLDEPTSSLDADEVAELFRVIRDLKAQGIAIVFVSHFLDQVYEICDRVTVLRGGRLVGEYGTRELLRIDLVEKMLGATAEVLAPLGQREVETTEGPSVLSARGLASGVRLREADVDIAEGEVIGVAGLLGSGRSELARSLTGVDRPDGGELRIDGEPVRLSSPREAIRRRVAYSSENRRTEGVIGDLSVLDNITLALQAQRGIFHRLSTARRRELAMSWVEALHIRPVDIDRPVRTLSGGNQQKVLLARLLALSPRLIVLDEPTRGIDVGAKAEIQRLVGELSDNGLSIVYISAELDEVLRVAHLVAVMRDGVLAQIVPAADLTSDALLALVAGHTSGDEGRGA from the coding sequence ATGTCCACCGTCGCTCCGCCCCTCCTGGAGGTGCGCGGAGCGACGGTGCGTTTCGGGGTCGAATCGGCCCTCGCCGACGTCGACTTCCGTCTGCTCGCGGGCGAGGTGCACTCGCTCATGGGCGAGAACGGCGCCGGCAAGTCGACGCTGATCAAGGCGATCACCGGAGCCCTCCGCCTCGATTCCGGTCGGATCGAGCTCGACGGGCAGGAGATGCGCTTCTCCTCTCCCGCCGACGCGCAGGCCGTCGGGATCTCGACGGTCTACCAGGAGATCGACCTCCTGCCCAACCTCACGGTGGCCGAGAACATCTCGCTCGGCCGTGAGCCCCGCCGCTGGGGGGTCATCGACCATCGCGCGATGCGCGAGCGGGCGGTCGAGGCGCTGGCCTCGCTCGGCGTCGACGTCGATCCGTCCTCGGTGCTGTCGTCGCACCCGCTCGCGGTGCAGCAGCTGGTCGCGATCGCTCGCGCGGTCTCGACCGAGGTCAAGGTGCTCGTCCTCGACGAACCGACCTCGAGCCTGGATGCCGATGAGGTCGCCGAACTGTTCCGCGTGATCCGCGACCTCAAGGCGCAGGGCATCGCGATCGTGTTCGTCTCGCACTTCCTCGACCAGGTGTACGAGATCTGCGACCGGGTCACCGTCCTCCGGGGAGGGCGCCTGGTGGGCGAGTACGGAACGCGGGAGCTCCTGCGCATCGACCTCGTCGAGAAGATGCTCGGCGCGACCGCCGAGGTGCTCGCCCCGCTGGGCCAGCGCGAGGTCGAGACCACCGAGGGGCCTTCGGTGCTGAGCGCCCGGGGGCTGGCATCCGGGGTCCGTCTGAGAGAGGCCGACGTCGACATCGCCGAGGGCGAGGTGATCGGGGTCGCGGGTCTCCTCGGATCCGGGCGCAGCGAGCTCGCGCGCTCCCTCACGGGCGTCGACCGCCCCGATGGCGGCGAGCTGCGCATCGACGGCGAGCCGGTCCGCCTGTCGTCGCCGCGCGAGGCGATCCGTCGTCGCGTGGCCTACTCCTCCGAGAACCGTCGCACCGAGGGCGTGATCGGCGACCTCAGCGTGCTCGACAACATCACGCTCGCCCTGCAGGCGCAGCGCGGGATCTTCCATCGCCTCAGCACCGCCCGTCGCCGCGAGCTCGCGATGAGCTGGGTCGAGGCGCTGCACATCCGTCCCGTCGACATCGACCGCCCGGTGCGGACCCTGTCGGGCGGCAACCAGCAGAAGGTGCTCCTCGCGCGCCTTCTCGCGCTGTCCCCGCGGCTCATCGTGCTCGATGAACCCACTCGCGGCATCGACGTCGGGGCGAAGGCCGAGATCCAGCGGCTGGTCGGCGAACTGAGCGACAACGGCCTGTCGATCGTCTACATCTCCGCCGAACTGGACGAGGTCCTGCGCGTCGCCCACCTCGTCGCGGTGATGCGCGACGGCGTGCTCGCGCAGATCGTGCCGGCCGCCGACCTCACGTCCGACGCGCTGCTCGCGCTCGTGGCCGGACACACGAGCGGAGACGAGGGACGTGGTGCCTGA
- a CDS encoding LacI family DNA-binding transcriptional regulator, translating into MPEDKGSRTANIFDVARLAGVSHQTVSRVLNNMPNVRPATRARVEQAIAQLRYSPSPAARALVTRRTRTIGLVTPGTVDYGPTSIATNFNFAARAARYNVDAISSPQSDVAPVRAAIDGLLKQRVDAIVLVVVDTEVLAAVQALDIDVPIVAAATSARPHPRLVAIDQYRGARSAVRHLLEAGYETVRHIAGPARNPDAVERIRGWREEIAAARAQSTPAVHGDWSAASGYRIASEADLAPGEGIFVANDHMAIGVLSALRERGLRVPEDIGVVGFDDVPEAAYVYPSLTTVRQDFAALGEILMQKVLLLVEEPDTVTESTPLPTRLIVRTSAPLAR; encoded by the coding sequence GTGCCTGAGGACAAGGGCTCGCGGACCGCTAACATCTTCGACGTCGCCCGCCTCGCCGGGGTGTCGCACCAGACGGTCTCGCGCGTGCTCAACAACATGCCGAACGTACGGCCCGCGACGCGCGCGCGTGTGGAGCAGGCCATCGCCCAGCTGCGGTACAGCCCCTCGCCCGCGGCGCGCGCCCTCGTCACCCGTCGCACGCGCACGATCGGGCTCGTCACGCCCGGCACCGTCGACTACGGCCCCACCTCGATCGCGACGAACTTCAACTTCGCCGCGCGCGCCGCCCGGTACAACGTCGACGCGATCAGCTCCCCGCAGAGCGACGTGGCTCCCGTGCGCGCGGCCATCGACGGTCTGCTCAAGCAGCGCGTGGATGCCATCGTGCTCGTCGTCGTCGACACGGAGGTGCTCGCGGCGGTCCAGGCGCTCGACATCGACGTGCCGATCGTCGCGGCGGCGACCAGCGCGCGCCCCCACCCGCGTCTGGTGGCGATCGATCAGTACCGCGGCGCCCGCAGCGCCGTGCGGCACCTGCTCGAGGCGGGATACGAGACCGTCCGCCACATCGCCGGCCCCGCCCGCAACCCCGACGCCGTCGAGCGCATCCGCGGCTGGCGCGAGGAGATCGCCGCCGCCCGCGCCCAGTCGACCCCGGCCGTGCACGGCGACTGGTCGGCCGCGAGCGGGTACCGCATCGCCTCCGAGGCGGACCTCGCCCCGGGGGAGGGGATCTTCGTCGCCAACGACCACATGGCCATCGGGGTCCTGTCGGCGCTGCGCGAGCGCGGTCTGCGCGTGCCCGAGGACATCGGCGTGGTGGGCTTCGACGACGTGCCCGAGGCGGCGTACGTCTACCCGTCGCTGACCACCGTGCGTCAGGATTTCGCGGCGCTCGGCGAGATCCTCATGCAGAAGGTGCTGCTGCTCGTGGAGGAACCCGACACGGTGACCGAGAGCACGCCGCTGCCGACGCGCCTGATCGTGCGGACGTCGGCCCCGCTCGCGCGCTGA
- a CDS encoding LacI family DNA-binding transcriptional regulator translates to MPTIGDVAKAAGVSRSTVSYALSGNRPISRETRERIDAAIAELGFTVNAGARALATSQTMVLGLLLQFHEDEFPPAMLQYILAVSNAARELGYDILMVTDSDGPGAIRRITSSNMVDGVVLLDVTHDDPRLEALRQARQPGALVGLPRDTDGVDVFDLDFSEAARLTIDHLYGLGHRDIVLVSPPRHVFERGGAYAWRYRDAALERAARYGIQVRPYYGESQQPGIERSLNAILDARTDSTALVVHNDASIAALPAVLRERGVVVPRDLSVVSLYSQDFGRTFLLPYTAVETSPDGLGRKAVQHLVRRIADPDYGPPVVGFIEPELTDRGSTA, encoded by the coding sequence ATGCCGACGATCGGCGACGTGGCCAAAGCCGCGGGAGTCTCCCGCAGCACGGTGTCGTACGCGCTCTCGGGCAACCGACCGATCTCGCGTGAGACGCGCGAGCGCATCGACGCGGCGATCGCCGAGCTGGGATTCACCGTCAACGCGGGCGCGCGAGCGCTCGCGACCTCCCAGACCATGGTGCTCGGACTGCTCCTGCAGTTCCACGAGGACGAGTTCCCGCCGGCGATGCTGCAGTACATCCTCGCGGTGTCGAACGCGGCACGAGAGCTCGGCTACGACATCCTCATGGTCACCGACAGCGACGGCCCGGGCGCCATCCGTCGCATCACGTCGTCGAACATGGTCGACGGGGTCGTCCTGCTCGACGTGACCCACGACGACCCGCGGCTGGAGGCGCTGCGCCAGGCGCGCCAGCCGGGCGCCCTCGTCGGACTGCCGCGCGACACCGACGGCGTCGACGTGTTCGACCTCGATTTCAGCGAAGCGGCCCGCCTGACCATCGACCACCTCTACGGTCTCGGCCACCGCGACATCGTGCTCGTCTCTCCTCCCCGCCACGTCTTCGAGCGCGGGGGCGCGTACGCCTGGCGCTACCGCGATGCCGCTCTCGAGCGGGCCGCGCGGTATGGCATCCAGGTCCGTCCGTACTACGGCGAGTCGCAGCAGCCCGGGATCGAGCGCAGCCTCAACGCCATCCTCGACGCCCGCACCGACTCGACCGCGCTCGTCGTGCACAACGACGCCTCGATCGCGGCGCTTCCCGCGGTGCTGCGCGAGCGCGGGGTCGTCGTCCCCCGCGACCTCTCCGTGGTCAGCCTCTACTCTCAAGACTTCGGGCGTACCTTCCTCCTGCCGTACACGGCAGTCGAGACGTCCCCAGACGGGCTGGGCCGCAAGGCGGTCCAGCACCTGGTCCGGCGCATCGCCGACCCCGATTACGGGCCCCCCGTGGTCGGGTTCATCGAGCCGGAGCTCACCGACAGGGGGAGCACCGCTTAA
- a CDS encoding sugar ABC transporter substrate-binding protein → MSTNTTRTRALGAIAIGAVAVGVLAGCSGASTGASTDGAAGGTYTFWDPYPQYDASSDWAKVIDKCAADAGVTIERTGFDTSDLTSKALLAGQQGDSPDILLIDNPAVSTLVEAGIITSTEENNLQVGDVAQNILGASVVDGKTYGVPIGANTLALYYNPTVLSAAGVDPSSIKDWSSLNAAIEKVVASGKKGITFSGIGTEEGSFQFLPWFWGAGADLTALDSSQAVSAVQLWTDWVKKGWAPNSVINNTQTTSWQEFETGDFGFAENGTWQKAGAAKAGYQVIPIPGAKGGAAPAPTGGEFLTLPVQKDAGRYAVSAKIVECLTSTANVVGTDNTLNYIAATPEAQKEQLAQDPTLEPWVEAVNAAKARTGDNLGTKYPVISEQLWTAVQNSLTGAQSPQDALKAAQQAASSK, encoded by the coding sequence GTGAGCACGAACACCACCCGTACCCGGGCTCTCGGCGCGATCGCCATCGGCGCCGTCGCCGTGGGCGTCCTGGCCGGATGCTCCGGCGCATCGACCGGGGCGAGCACCGACGGTGCCGCCGGCGGCACCTACACCTTCTGGGACCCGTATCCGCAGTACGACGCCTCGTCCGACTGGGCGAAGGTCATCGACAAGTGCGCCGCGGATGCCGGCGTCACGATCGAGCGGACCGGCTTCGACACCAGCGACCTCACCTCGAAGGCGCTCCTCGCCGGTCAGCAGGGCGATTCGCCCGACATCCTGCTGATCGACAACCCCGCCGTCTCGACCCTCGTCGAGGCGGGGATCATCACGTCGACCGAGGAGAACAACCTCCAGGTCGGCGACGTCGCCCAGAACATCCTCGGCGCCTCGGTCGTCGACGGGAAGACCTACGGCGTCCCCATCGGCGCGAACACCCTGGCGCTGTACTACAACCCCACCGTGCTGAGCGCGGCCGGGGTCGACCCCTCGTCGATCAAGGACTGGTCGAGCCTCAACGCCGCGATCGAGAAGGTCGTGGCATCCGGGAAGAAGGGCATCACGTTCTCGGGCATCGGGACCGAAGAGGGCAGCTTCCAGTTCCTGCCGTGGTTCTGGGGCGCGGGAGCCGACCTGACCGCGCTCGACTCCTCGCAGGCCGTCTCGGCGGTGCAGCTGTGGACCGACTGGGTGAAGAAGGGCTGGGCGCCGAACTCGGTCATCAACAACACCCAGACCACGAGCTGGCAGGAGTTCGAGACCGGTGACTTCGGTTTCGCCGAGAACGGCACCTGGCAGAAGGCGGGCGCCGCGAAAGCCGGCTACCAGGTCATCCCGATCCCGGGAGCCAAGGGCGGAGCCGCTCCGGCCCCGACCGGCGGCGAGTTCCTCACCCTGCCGGTGCAGAAGGACGCGGGCCGCTACGCCGTCTCGGCCAAGATCGTCGAGTGCCTGACGAGCACCGCCAACGTCGTGGGGACCGACAACACGCTGAACTACATCGCGGCGACCCCCGAGGCGCAGAAGGAGCAGCTCGCTCAGGACCCGACCCTCGAGCCCTGGGTCGAGGCGGTCAACGCGGCCAAGGCCCGCACCGGCGACAACCTCGGCACGAAGTACCCGGTGATCTCCGAGCAGCTCTGGACGGCCGTGCAGAACTCGCTGACCGGTGCCCAGTCGCCGCAGGACGCTCTGAAGGCCGCCCAGCAGGCCGCTTCCTCGAAGTAA
- a CDS encoding carbohydrate ABC transporter permease, giving the protein MTATQFTASTGTGDSGRAAATAALPTPGRRPRHRGQWAAWAFLAPVVIYLVVFYAYPLFRNLDLSLRDYTVRSFIDGTAPFVWFANYVTVFQDPTFWPALANTATFTLVSIVFQYSIGMALAVFFFQRFPLSATLRALFLVPWLLPLLVSASAWSWMLNSDSGVVNYLLGLLGVDAVNWLTSPQWALVSVLIANIWIGVPFNLVILYSGLQNISSDIYEAASIDGANAWQKFWRITFPLLRPVSAITILLGLVYTLKVFDIIWIMTRGGPGSSSTTFAIWSYRLGFGSALPDLSPAAAVGNLLIVIALVFGLIYIRAQRRLEV; this is encoded by the coding sequence ATGACCGCGACGCAGTTCACTGCTTCGACGGGCACCGGCGATTCCGGGAGGGCGGCGGCCACCGCCGCCCTCCCCACCCCGGGCCGCCGTCCGCGGCACCGGGGCCAGTGGGCCGCGTGGGCGTTTCTCGCCCCCGTCGTGATCTACCTGGTCGTCTTCTACGCCTATCCGCTCTTCCGCAACCTCGACCTGAGCCTGCGCGACTACACCGTCCGCTCGTTCATCGACGGCACGGCGCCGTTCGTGTGGTTCGCGAACTACGTCACCGTCTTCCAGGACCCCACGTTCTGGCCGGCGCTGGCCAACACGGCCACGTTCACGCTCGTGTCGATCGTCTTCCAGTACTCGATCGGCATGGCGCTCGCGGTGTTCTTCTTCCAGCGCTTCCCGCTGTCGGCGACGCTGCGCGCCCTCTTCCTCGTGCCGTGGCTGCTGCCCCTGCTGGTCTCGGCGTCCGCGTGGTCGTGGATGCTGAACTCCGACTCGGGCGTCGTCAACTACCTCCTCGGCCTCCTCGGCGTCGACGCCGTCAACTGGCTCACCTCGCCGCAGTGGGCGCTGGTGTCGGTGCTCATCGCCAACATCTGGATCGGCGTGCCCTTCAACCTCGTCATCCTGTACAGCGGACTCCAGAACATCTCGAGCGACATCTACGAAGCGGCATCCATCGACGGAGCGAACGCCTGGCAGAAGTTCTGGCGCATCACCTTCCCGCTGCTGCGCCCCGTGTCGGCGATCACGATCCTGCTCGGGCTCGTCTACACGCTCAAGGTGTTCGACATCATCTGGATCATGACCCGGGGAGGACCGGGGTCGAGCTCGACCACCTTCGCCATCTGGTCGTACCGCCTCGGGTTCGGGTCCGCCCTGCCCGACCTCAGCCCCGCGGCGGCGGTCGGCAACCTGCTCATCGTGATCGCCCTGGTCTTCGGGCTGATCTACATCCGCGCCCAGCGCCGACTGGAGGTCTGA
- a CDS encoding carbohydrate ABC transporter permease has protein sequence MRRRPWWITAIGIVLTAIMLFPIYWMINVSLTPQSDMRKSPPDLFPLTPTFEGYEKVLSDQLPYLGTSFIIGIGTVVLTLLLSAPAAYSLAKLRPRGGNALSFALLIAQMIPGIIMAMGFYAIYLNAGILNSVPGLILADSTLAVPFGVLIFTAFMRGIPDELLAAARIDGAGTWRTFRSIVLPVSRNSIVTVSLFAFLWSWSDFIFASTLNSGGKLQPITIGIYRYIGNNNQEWNAIMATAVVASIPAAVLLILAQRYVAAGVTAGAVKD, from the coding sequence ATGAGGCGTCGTCCCTGGTGGATCACGGCGATCGGCATCGTCCTCACCGCGATCATGCTGTTCCCGATCTATTGGATGATCAACGTGTCGCTCACCCCGCAGAGCGACATGCGCAAATCGCCCCCCGATCTGTTCCCGCTCACCCCGACGTTCGAGGGCTACGAGAAGGTCCTCTCCGACCAGTTGCCGTACCTCGGCACGAGCTTCATCATCGGTATCGGCACCGTCGTGCTGACCCTTCTGCTGTCGGCTCCGGCCGCGTACTCGCTCGCCAAGCTCCGCCCGCGGGGTGGGAACGCGCTCAGCTTCGCGCTGCTCATCGCCCAGATGATCCCCGGGATCATCATGGCGATGGGGTTCTACGCGATCTATCTGAACGCCGGGATCCTCAACTCCGTGCCGGGGCTGATCCTCGCCGACTCCACCCTCGCGGTGCCGTTCGGCGTGCTCATCTTCACGGCGTTCATGCGCGGCATCCCCGATGAACTGCTCGCCGCGGCGCGCATCGACGGGGCGGGCACCTGGCGGACGTTCCGCTCGATCGTGCTGCCGGTCAGCCGCAACTCGATCGTCACGGTCTCGCTCTTCGCGTTCCTGTGGTCGTGGTCGGACTTCATCTTCGCCTCGACCCTCAACAGCGGCGGCAAGCTGCAGCCGATCACGATCGGCATCTACCGCTACATCGGCAACAACAACCAGGAGTGGAACGCGATCATGGCGACCGCCGTCGTGGCATCCATTCCGGCTGCCGTGCTGCTCATCCTCGCCCAGCGCTACGTCGCGGCCGGGGTGACCGCCGGTGCCGTCAAAGACTGA